The Ensifer canadensis genome has a segment encoding these proteins:
- a CDS encoding heavy metal translocating P-type ATPase, whose translation MACCSFADICPDKDAVRSRGEEIFLASRGVGNGLRQVTLSTPEVHCAGCIAKIERALGDLQAVESARVNLSRRRVTVSWDSEKAQCPDFIGALAMAGYSAHIVTDVSADESLSSFLVALAVAGFCSMNIMILSVSVWSGADPATRNAFHMISAGLALPAVFYSGRIFYASAWRALRSGQTNMDVPISVGIILAFILSLYDTFTGARHAYFDASVALIFVLLAGRTLDQMMRGKVRSAIDDLQKLIPMGANVVHEDGTFSYTPLEEVQPGMRLLVRSGDRVPVDAVVHEGGTEIDSSLVSGESRWRSVDVGATLSAGVLNAGSPILVIATQNAGDSFLSEMARMVDAAESARTNYRRVADRAAALYSPVVHSIAAITLAGWLYVSGDLHQAVTTAIAVLIITCPCALGLAVPMVQVVATRRLFERGIMVRDGSALERVCHARTVLFDKTGTLTLGLPQLVKAEQIPPGALGIAASLAQLSNHPVARAVADAGTRAGSKPEVFDSVDEIHGLGIEGRRHGQTYRLGRASWATNLPDFSRDFDGTASVLTRDDQILAVFEFEDVVRPGASELVQTLRAGGTSLGIVSGDNKRAVSRVANRLGIERYSAELLPADKVAAIRALQSSSDKVVMVGDGLNDAPALAAADVSIAPSTASDIGRNHADFIFLSDNLLAVRDIIETAKRANDLVRQNFGFAVAYNVVSIPFAIAGSVTPLAAAIAMSLSSVLVVCNSLRLASPIFRWEQWSGHPAVIS comes from the coding sequence GCGCGTGAACCTGTCACGAAGACGCGTCACAGTCAGTTGGGACAGCGAAAAGGCCCAATGCCCCGATTTCATCGGGGCGTTAGCCATGGCGGGCTATTCTGCTCACATCGTCACTGATGTGTCCGCCGATGAATCCTTGTCGTCGTTCTTGGTAGCGCTTGCGGTTGCCGGCTTTTGCTCAATGAACATCATGATCCTCTCTGTTTCGGTCTGGTCAGGGGCAGATCCAGCAACACGAAACGCATTTCACATGATTTCCGCTGGTTTGGCCCTTCCGGCTGTCTTCTACTCCGGCAGGATTTTCTATGCATCCGCATGGAGGGCGCTGCGGAGCGGACAGACCAACATGGATGTACCTATCAGTGTCGGCATCATCCTCGCGTTCATCCTCAGTTTGTACGATACCTTTACAGGCGCGCGACATGCTTATTTCGATGCCAGCGTGGCGCTCATCTTCGTCCTCCTGGCTGGCAGGACCCTGGATCAAATGATGCGGGGCAAGGTACGTTCCGCGATCGATGATCTTCAAAAACTCATACCGATGGGCGCCAACGTCGTGCATGAGGATGGGACGTTTTCTTACACCCCACTCGAGGAAGTTCAGCCGGGAATGCGCCTGCTTGTCCGGTCAGGCGATCGCGTACCGGTCGACGCCGTTGTGCACGAGGGAGGAACCGAAATCGACTCGTCCTTAGTGTCAGGGGAAAGTCGATGGAGGTCCGTCGACGTGGGCGCAACGTTGTCAGCGGGCGTACTGAACGCTGGTAGCCCAATCCTGGTTATTGCGACCCAAAATGCCGGCGACTCTTTTTTATCAGAAATGGCACGCATGGTGGACGCGGCCGAGAGCGCTCGAACAAACTACAGGCGCGTGGCGGATCGCGCCGCAGCCTTGTATTCGCCGGTGGTCCACTCCATTGCCGCAATCACGCTTGCTGGCTGGTTGTACGTCTCGGGAGACCTTCACCAAGCCGTCACAACTGCGATCGCGGTTCTGATCATCACCTGCCCATGCGCACTTGGATTGGCGGTTCCCATGGTCCAGGTCGTCGCAACACGGCGGCTTTTCGAACGGGGCATCATGGTGAGGGACGGTTCTGCCCTGGAACGGGTATGCCACGCGCGCACCGTGTTGTTCGACAAGACAGGAACGCTGACGCTTGGCCTACCTCAGTTGGTCAAGGCCGAGCAAATACCTCCCGGCGCTCTTGGAATTGCAGCCAGCCTTGCGCAGCTTTCAAACCATCCCGTCGCGCGAGCAGTTGCCGATGCGGGTACGCGCGCGGGTTCGAAGCCGGAAGTATTCGACAGTGTAGACGAAATTCACGGTCTTGGTATCGAAGGGCGCAGGCACGGGCAGACCTACCGTTTGGGCCGAGCATCCTGGGCAACGAACCTTCCGGACTTTTCACGAGACTTCGATGGGACCGCTTCGGTGCTCACCAGAGACGATCAGATACTTGCCGTCTTTGAATTTGAGGACGTCGTCCGACCAGGAGCGTCAGAGCTGGTTCAAACACTGAGGGCGGGTGGGACCTCGCTCGGTATTGTCTCGGGAGATAATAAACGTGCCGTATCTCGCGTTGCAAACCGTCTCGGTATTGAAAGATACAGCGCGGAGCTGCTCCCGGCTGACAAGGTTGCCGCGATAAGGGCTCTCCAATCCTCATCAGATAAAGTCGTGATGGTTGGCGATGGGTTAAATGACGCCCCTGCCCTCGCCGCAGCCGATGTTTCGATCGCGCCATCAACGGCCTCGGACATTGGCCGAAACCATGCTGACTTCATATTCCTGAGCGATAATCTGTTGGCTGTGCGAGACATTATCGAGACCGCCAAACGAGCAAACGATCTTGTCCGCCAAAATTTCGGTTTCGCGGTGGCCTATAACGTCGTCAGTATTCCGTTTGCGATTGCGGGAAGCGTCACGCCGCTAGCAGCAGCAATTGCAATGTCGTTGTCGTCGGTTCTTGTCGTTTGCAATTCCTTGCGGTTAGCTAGCCCGATATTTCGCTGGGAACAATGGAGCGGCCACCCCGCCGTGATATCATGA